A stretch of the Candidatus Saccharimonadales bacterium genome encodes the following:
- a CDS encoding uracil-DNA glycosylase, which yields MSTSKQQQLDAIRQSILDDQVTPELAASATQLVLGDGNPDADIVLIGEAPGKQEDIQGKPFVGASGRFLNEMLAIIQLQREDIYITNIVKYRPPENRDPTPEEKKSFLPYLQAQLEVIQPKVVVTLGRHSSNCFLPDLQISKEHGKPKRLRLAFRSDPSQVLEVVVLPLYHPAAALYNGGMRQTLIDDFAQIPDIIKKIT from the coding sequence ATGAGCACCAGTAAGCAACAACAGCTCGACGCTATTCGACAAAGCATTCTGGACGATCAGGTAACGCCGGAGCTGGCGGCCAGTGCGACGCAGCTCGTACTGGGGGATGGCAACCCTGATGCCGACATCGTGCTTATTGGTGAAGCTCCCGGCAAACAGGAGGATATACAGGGAAAACCATTTGTTGGCGCGTCGGGTAGGTTTTTGAACGAAATGCTTGCTATAATACAGTTACAGCGCGAGGATATTTATATCACGAACATCGTCAAATACCGGCCGCCGGAAAACAGGGATCCGACGCCGGAAGAGAAAAAGTCGTTCCTGCCATATTTACAGGCCCAGTTAGAAGTAATTCAACCGAAAGTTGTCGTGACGCTCGGTCGTCACAGTAGTAATTGCTTCTTACCGGATCTGCAAATCAGTAAAGAGCATGGGAAGCCGAAGCGCCTGCGGCTGGCATTCCGATCCGATCCGTCCCAAGTGCTCGAAGTTGTTGTCCTGCCTCTGTATCATCCGGCAGCTGCACTGTACAACGGCGGTATGCGCCAAACGCTTATCGACGACTTCGCGCAGATACCCGACATAATCAAGAAAATTACATAA
- a CDS encoding bifunctional alpha,alpha-trehalose-phosphate synthase (UDP-forming)/trehalose-phosphatase codes for MTPSVVIVSNRLPISIKKSADGSLAFYPSVGGLATGLAAYVDDKRNKWIGWPGIPSDDLTKAEREEITTTLRKSNCYPVFLTQKQLDNFYNGYSNTILWPIFHDLPAHTEAHDRYWKAYKSVNSAFAGVVLALSDTRSTIWVHDYQLLILPALLRVVRPKAKIGFFLHIPFPSLKHFQKVPSAKHLLAGTLGADLMGLHTKSYADNYLEACKELTSEIVESGQVIQGVHTTRVMDFPMGIDYDRFTRARKLSAVKKELRQHKRKYKGLKVILTVDRLDPTKGLVERLEAYYEFLRRTPTIHGKVIMVMLAVPSRTEIDEYIQLRERVEDLVARISKEFGTKSWQPVDYMYTSMSVEAVTALYQVADVAFITPLRDGMNLVAKEYIASRPKHDGVLILSSTAGAAQELTDALLVNPRRPESLVQALTSAVKMPKRELKHRISTMHKQIATHTVQHWAGNFMQSLQKPIPGTRHITRTLTQERQEDLFETFSRAQRPLLLLDYDGVLAPHVTNPAKAAPTTSILRTLNKLSQTEKVDIAIISGRSQQDLELWLGDLPISLVAEHGALLRPSKTTKSTKSSKPAAKKAAHAKWQRLTDASPAWQDAVLPILEKYAANTPGAFVEAKNFSLVWHYRAASPYYAQKHLVILRRLLRPYAKSHGLGVFNGNKILEIKPTDVNKGSAVTHLLDQYPAAKIPDFILCMGDDYTDEDMFDSLPLTAYTIKVGRGRSIARYRVQTTDDVYALLKRLSA; via the coding sequence ATGACACCATCAGTAGTTATTGTTTCAAACCGGCTGCCGATCAGTATTAAGAAGTCTGCGGACGGCAGCTTGGCCTTTTATCCAAGTGTTGGCGGGCTGGCAACTGGCCTGGCCGCATATGTCGACGACAAGCGAAACAAATGGATTGGCTGGCCGGGTATTCCGAGCGACGACCTGACAAAGGCCGAGCGCGAAGAGATCACGACAACGCTTCGAAAAAGCAATTGCTACCCCGTATTTTTGACACAAAAACAACTGGATAATTTCTATAACGGCTACAGCAATACCATTCTATGGCCAATATTTCACGATCTGCCTGCCCATACCGAAGCTCACGACAGATACTGGAAAGCTTACAAATCGGTCAATTCAGCTTTTGCCGGCGTCGTACTGGCGCTGAGCGATACGCGCAGCACCATCTGGGTACACGATTACCAATTGCTCATCCTGCCTGCCCTGCTGCGTGTCGTTCGACCTAAAGCCAAAATCGGCTTTTTCCTGCACATCCCTTTCCCGTCGCTCAAACATTTTCAAAAGGTTCCCTCTGCCAAACATTTGCTGGCCGGCACGCTCGGCGCCGACCTTATGGGGCTGCATACTAAGTCATACGCCGATAACTATCTCGAAGCATGCAAAGAGTTGACGAGTGAAATTGTTGAGTCCGGCCAGGTCATTCAAGGCGTGCATACGACTCGGGTTATGGACTTTCCAATGGGCATCGACTACGATCGCTTTACCCGTGCCCGCAAACTCAGCGCCGTCAAAAAAGAACTGAGGCAACATAAACGAAAGTACAAAGGTCTCAAAGTCATCCTGACCGTCGATAGGCTCGATCCGACCAAGGGCCTCGTAGAACGCCTGGAAGCCTACTATGAATTTCTACGCCGGACACCAACTATTCATGGCAAAGTCATTATGGTCATGCTGGCCGTGCCGTCGCGCACTGAGATTGATGAGTACATACAGCTGCGGGAACGCGTCGAAGACCTGGTGGCGCGCATATCCAAAGAGTTCGGCACCAAATCCTGGCAGCCAGTTGACTACATGTATACCTCAATGTCCGTCGAAGCCGTAACGGCACTGTACCAGGTAGCGGATGTCGCCTTTATCACCCCGCTGCGCGACGGTATGAACCTGGTTGCCAAAGAATATATTGCCAGCCGCCCCAAACACGACGGCGTACTCATTCTCAGTAGCACCGCTGGCGCCGCCCAGGAGCTGACCGACGCCCTACTCGTTAATCCACGCCGTCCGGAGTCATTGGTCCAAGCATTGACGAGCGCTGTCAAAATGCCGAAACGTGAACTAAAACATCGCATTTCGACCATGCACAAACAGATCGCCACGCATACCGTGCAACATTGGGCCGGTAACTTCATGCAATCGCTTCAAAAGCCGATTCCTGGCACTCGCCATATCACCAGGACGCTCACGCAGGAGCGTCAAGAGGACCTATTCGAAACATTCAGCCGGGCACAGCGGCCGCTATTATTGCTCGACTACGACGGTGTGCTAGCGCCGCATGTCACCAACCCAGCCAAAGCAGCGCCGACTACATCAATACTCCGGACGCTCAACAAACTCAGCCAAACCGAGAAAGTAGACATAGCCATCATCAGCGGCCGAAGCCAGCAGGACCTGGAGCTGTGGCTTGGGGACCTGCCGATAAGTCTGGTAGCTGAGCACGGTGCCCTGCTTCGGCCCAGCAAAACTACCAAAAGCACGAAGAGCAGCAAACCTGCAGCCAAGAAAGCAGCTCACGCCAAATGGCAGCGTCTGACTGATGCCTCGCCGGCCTGGCAAGACGCCGTACTGCCAATCCTTGAGAAATACGCCGCTAATACGCCCGGCGCCTTCGTCGAAGCCAAAAACTTCTCGCTGGTCTGGCATTACCGCGCCGCGTCGCCCTACTATGCGCAGAAGCATCTCGTCATATTACGGCGTTTGCTGCGGCCCTACGCCAAATCTCATGGCCTCGGCGTGTTTAACGGTAATAAAATTCTCGAGATCAAGCCAACTGACGTCAACAAGGGTTCAGCCGTAACGCACCTGCTAGACCAATACCCGGCAGCTAAAATTCCAGATTTTATCCTCTGTATGGGCGATGATTACACCGATGAAGATATGTTCGACAGCCTGCCGCTCACGGCTTACACCATCAAAGTCGGCCGTGGCCGGTCGATAGCCCGCTACCGGGTACAGACGACGGATGATGTCTATGCATTACTCAAACGACTGAGCGCATAA
- a CDS encoding ribonuclease J, with protein MNPEENTPRENPGNTNNNGSSNSDLGNGGANSAGNSDSQPRPRGRGSRGRGGQGGQSGGGGGQRQGGPNGSNNANGQNGSNGQGGRSQNGGGRSSGRQSGGNDQRGQGNGSGQRMGGASGASRGAAVRAQKRSQMDAQKIANQYQSANIEGAPYNRERANVVDDRPRLKVIGLGGMDGGGSKNMILVEYINDAVIMDCGNDLGVDLPGINYGIADTAYLETIRHKLRAYIITHGHLDHIGALPHIVPKFPAPIYGSKFTIGRVEEIFENFGLPMPEGFELRTVTMNENTHEKLKIGEFFVELVRITHSIPGSTCIVLDTPVGRIINTGDFRFDPNPLDHEKSDYDRLTELGNEGVLALLSESTTTERMGRTPSESTIEQSFVDIISNAPGRIFVGLFSTNMNRVQMIVNAAVHHNRKVAMDGRSMVSTLEMAIRHGFMKVPKGTFVPIASVPTMKDQDVVVVCTGSQGEPSSALQRMAGGEHRHIKLKEQDTVILSSTPIPESGNDAHVGTMVDGLTRKGVHVFEARHHELDGVGPLHVSGHASRDEYADMINMTKPKFFIPIYGAYRTKQRHIDIAIEQGIPRANCVNVENGDVICLTADKMTVEGQVPHGTILVDQTGAIVSNVVIKDRVLLSEEGLVAIVLTVDKKTGNLMTSPDIISRGYIYMRDNEDLMNGLRIELKRAVQQRFKRVDLDRFKAEIKDHVTHYLFEHTQRSPIIIPVVNVISGGKGGDNGPKPTDTKLPAGAKPKSAEEVAIEQQKRFDEMRARLLTQDARVD; from the coding sequence ATGAATCCAGAAGAAAATACGCCAAGGGAAAACCCCGGCAATACTAACAATAATGGTAGCTCAAACAGCGACCTCGGCAATGGTGGAGCAAACTCAGCTGGAAACAGCGACAGTCAACCACGCCCAAGGGGACGCGGCAGCCGCGGCCGTGGTGGACAAGGCGGCCAAAGTGGCGGCGGCGGTGGACAGCGCCAAGGCGGTCCGAACGGCTCAAACAATGCTAACGGCCAGAATGGCTCGAATGGCCAAGGTGGACGCTCCCAAAACGGCGGTGGCCGCAGCTCCGGACGACAGTCCGGTGGTAACGACCAGCGCGGACAAGGCAATGGTAGCGGCCAGCGGATGGGTGGCGCCAGTGGCGCATCCCGGGGTGCGGCTGTCCGCGCTCAGAAGCGTTCTCAAATGGATGCTCAAAAAATTGCCAATCAGTACCAATCGGCAAATATCGAAGGTGCTCCCTACAACAGGGAACGCGCCAACGTTGTCGACGATCGCCCACGTCTTAAAGTGATTGGTCTTGGCGGTATGGACGGTGGTGGTTCCAAAAACATGATTCTCGTTGAATACATCAACGACGCAGTTATTATGGACTGTGGCAACGACCTTGGCGTTGACTTGCCCGGTATCAACTACGGTATTGCCGATACGGCATACCTGGAGACAATCCGCCACAAGCTGCGGGCCTACATCATCACCCACGGCCACCTGGACCACATCGGCGCCTTGCCGCATATCGTCCCAAAATTCCCAGCACCTATTTATGGATCCAAATTCACAATTGGCCGCGTCGAAGAAATCTTTGAAAATTTTGGCCTGCCAATGCCTGAAGGTTTTGAGCTGAGAACGGTGACAATGAATGAAAATACGCACGAAAAACTCAAAATCGGTGAATTCTTCGTTGAGCTCGTGCGTATTACACACTCTATTCCTGGCTCGACTTGCATCGTGCTTGATACGCCCGTGGGCCGTATCATTAACACCGGTGATTTCCGTTTCGATCCAAACCCGCTCGACCACGAGAAAAGTGATTATGACCGTCTGACCGAGCTCGGTAACGAAGGCGTGCTGGCACTACTCAGCGAAAGCACGACAACGGAGCGCATGGGCCGCACGCCGTCAGAAAGCACGATCGAGCAGAGCTTCGTCGACATTATCAGCAATGCACCAGGCCGGATATTCGTCGGGCTGTTTTCGACCAACATGAACCGCGTCCAGATGATTGTCAACGCCGCCGTCCATCACAACCGCAAAGTTGCCATGGACGGACGCAGTATGGTAAGTACGCTTGAAATGGCAATCCGCCATGGATTTATGAAAGTCCCTAAGGGAACATTCGTGCCGATCGCCTCTGTACCGACTATGAAGGATCAGGACGTCGTCGTAGTCTGTACCGGTTCTCAGGGCGAGCCAAGCAGTGCTTTGCAACGCATGGCTGGCGGCGAACATCGCCATATCAAGCTCAAAGAGCAAGATACGGTTATTTTGTCCAGTACGCCAATCCCTGAAAGCGGTAACGATGCGCACGTCGGCACGATGGTCGACGGGCTAACTCGCAAAGGTGTGCATGTCTTCGAAGCTCGCCACCACGAGCTTGATGGCGTTGGACCACTGCACGTATCCGGCCACGCCAGCCGCGACGAATACGCTGATATGATTAACATGACAAAACCAAAATTCTTTATACCGATCTACGGCGCGTACCGCACCAAGCAGCGTCACATCGATATTGCAATCGAGCAGGGAATTCCACGAGCTAACTGCGTTAACGTTGAAAACGGTGATGTTATCTGCTTAACCGCCGACAAAATGACCGTCGAAGGCCAAGTGCCGCACGGTACAATCCTGGTCGACCAAACCGGAGCTATTGTCAGTAACGTCGTCATCAAAGACCGCGTCCTGCTCAGCGAAGAGGGTCTAGTCGCTATCGTGCTGACTGTCGACAAAAAAACTGGCAACCTAATGACCAGTCCAGACATCATTAGCCGAGGCTACATATATATGCGTGACAACGAAGATCTGATGAACGGTCTACGCATTGAGCTGAAGCGGGCTGTTCAACAACGCTTCAAACGCGTCGATCTTGACCGCTTCAAGGCGGAGATCAAAGACCACGTGACGCATTACCTGTTTGAGCACACGCAGCGCAGCCCAATCATCATCCCAGTTGTCAATGTCATTAGCGGTGGCAAGGGCGGGGATAACGGCCCTAAGCCCACTGACACCAAACTCCCAGCTGGTGCCAAGCCGAAGTCAGCCGAAGAGGTTGCCATTGAGCAACAAAAGCGTTTTGATGAAATGCGCGCCCGCTTACTGACTCAAGACGCCCGCGTCGATTAA
- the truB gene encoding tRNA pseudouridine(55) synthase TruB, with product MQGILLIDKPREWTSFDVVNYVRRQVAQLEGKKPKNCKVGHTGTLDPLATGLLILVVGKEYTRRAGEFSKLDKTYEVTMKLGETSTTGDEEGTKSAGSTNTPTEQQITDALRAFTGDIMQTPPAFSAMKINGVRAYKLAREGKTVAMEARPVTIYSNTLTAYDYPFITFVSAVSSGTYIRSLVEDIGRQLETGAYMSDLRRTKVGVHSIADATEVENINMSNITLRLLTLPATETIPES from the coding sequence ATGCAGGGAATACTCCTTATTGATAAGCCGCGCGAATGGACGTCATTTGACGTCGTCAATTACGTGCGACGTCAAGTAGCCCAGCTGGAAGGCAAAAAACCCAAAAACTGCAAAGTCGGTCATACTGGCACGCTTGATCCACTGGCAACCGGGCTGCTTATACTAGTTGTCGGCAAGGAATATACCCGCCGGGCCGGAGAATTCAGCAAACTTGATAAAACATATGAAGTGACCATGAAACTCGGAGAGACCAGCACCACCGGAGACGAGGAAGGTACAAAAAGTGCCGGTTCGACCAATACACCAACTGAACAGCAGATTACAGACGCCTTGCGGGCATTCACAGGCGATATTATGCAAACACCGCCAGCTTTCTCGGCCATGAAAATCAACGGTGTCCGCGCCTACAAGCTGGCCCGCGAAGGCAAAACAGTCGCCATGGAGGCGCGGCCGGTTACTATTTACAGCAACACCCTGACAGCATATGACTATCCGTTCATAACGTTCGTCAGTGCCGTGAGCAGCGGCACTTACATACGCAGTCTCGTCGAAGACATTGGCAGGCAACTAGAGACAGGCGCGTACATGAGCGACCTGCGCCGTACAAAAGTTGGCGTACATTCTATCGCCGACGCTACAGAGGTAGAAAATATAAACATGAGCAATATCACATTGCGGCTGTTGACATTACCTGCGACGGAGACTATACCGGAATCATAG
- the rpsT gene encoding 30S ribosomal protein S20, whose product MPIIKSAKKRVRTAEKAAIRNSKTKRTLKTALKAFHKAITGGEKSADTHAAAQSNIDKAAKKGLIHKNKAARQKAQLAKKAKDAGAAAPVKKAAAKKPAASKAAPKVAAKAPAKKPAAAKKPVAKKPAAKK is encoded by the coding sequence ATGCCAATTATCAAATCAGCCAAAAAACGTGTCCGTACTGCTGAAAAAGCTGCCATTCGCAACAGCAAAACCAAGCGGACGCTCAAAACTGCATTGAAAGCTTTTCACAAAGCCATCACTGGCGGTGAAAAGTCGGCTGACACCCACGCCGCTGCTCAAAGCAACATCGACAAAGCTGCCAAAAAAGGACTGATTCACAAGAACAAAGCTGCCCGCCAAAAAGCGCAGCTCGCCAAGAAAGCCAAAGACGCCGGTGCGGCAGCCCCAGTTAAAAAAGCGGCAGCAAAAAAGCCAGCAGCCAGCAAAGCCGCTCCAAAGGTAGCTGCTAAAGCCCCTGCCAAGAAGCCGGCAGCCGCCAAGAAGCCCGTTGCTAAGAAACCAGCTGCAAAAAAATAG
- the rpsO gene encoding 30S ribosomal protein S15 has translation MITSEKKQAAIKSTQVHAKDTGGASVQVAIDTERIKELTEHLKVNKKDFAARRGLLQLVGKRRRLLRYIAGRNSQGYLDLIKQLGIRR, from the coding sequence ATGATTACAAGTGAGAAGAAACAAGCAGCTATCAAAAGCACACAGGTCCACGCCAAGGACACTGGTGGTGCGTCTGTCCAGGTCGCGATTGACACTGAGCGCATTAAGGAACTGACCGAGCACCTCAAGGTCAACAAGAAAGATTTTGCGGCCCGCCGCGGTCTGTTGCAGCTCGTTGGTAAGCGTCGCCGTTTGCTCCGCTACATCGCCGGACGCAATAGCCAGGGCTACCTTGATCTTATCAAGCAACTCGGCATTCGCCGCTAA
- the holA gene encoding DNA polymerase III subunit delta, whose protein sequence is MITILSGTNNYLLRAELRQMIAVFEAEYGDMALERLDGEDSSYERIQESVQSLPFLSDRKMVVLLTPGASKQFAEKAPNLLQELPDTTDLIIVEPKLDKRSTYYKFLKKQSGFTEYNDLDEMGLAKWLVGLAREKQAQLGIADAKYLIERVGSNQQMLASEIEKLSLYQLDISRTAINALTVAAPQSTIFQLLEAAFAGNTRQALHIYGEQRALKVEPQQIIAMLAWQLHVLALIKAAGNGFAPDVIAREAKISPYVVRKSASIARKLTVARTKQLISDLLVIDERLKRESLNADDVLLDYLIRLAD, encoded by the coding sequence GTGATTACGATACTATCGGGAACCAATAATTATCTGTTGCGGGCGGAGCTGCGCCAAATGATAGCAGTATTCGAAGCTGAGTACGGCGATATGGCGCTTGAGCGGCTCGACGGAGAAGACTCGTCCTACGAACGCATCCAAGAATCGGTACAGAGTTTGCCGTTTTTATCTGACCGCAAAATGGTGGTGCTGCTGACGCCAGGGGCGAGTAAGCAATTTGCCGAAAAAGCCCCAAACCTGCTGCAAGAACTGCCGGATACCACTGATCTCATCATCGTTGAGCCCAAGCTCGATAAGCGTTCAACCTATTATAAATTCCTCAAAAAACAGTCAGGGTTTACCGAATATAACGATCTCGATGAAATGGGCCTGGCCAAATGGCTGGTAGGTCTCGCTCGAGAAAAACAGGCCCAGCTCGGCATTGCCGATGCAAAATACCTGATTGAGCGAGTCGGCAGCAATCAGCAGATGCTGGCCAGTGAAATCGAAAAACTATCGCTCTATCAATTGGACATCAGCCGGACGGCTATCAACGCACTGACCGTCGCTGCGCCGCAGAGCACTATATTTCAGCTGCTCGAAGCCGCTTTTGCCGGCAACACCCGCCAAGCGCTGCATATCTACGGCGAACAGCGAGCACTGAAGGTCGAACCGCAGCAGATTATCGCAATGCTTGCCTGGCAGCTGCATGTGCTGGCGCTCATCAAAGCCGCCGGCAACGGCTTCGCGCCCGATGTCATCGCCCGCGAAGCCAAGATCAGCCCGTACGTGGTGCGCAAAAGTGCGAGCATCGCCCGCAAGCTAACCGTCGCTCGGACGAAGCAGCTCATTTCCGACCTGCTGGTTATCGATGAGCGCCTGAAGCGCGAGAGCCTGAACGCCGATGATGTATTGCTGGATTACTTGATCCGGCTCGCAGACTAG
- the pnp gene encoding polyribonucleotide nucleotidyltransferase has product MSATTPTTTQKNPMGKDIIKVETEFCGRTLSLEVGRVGFRTSASVIARYGDTVVLGTAMVSPRTVQGMDYFPLSIDYEEKFYAAGKISGSRYIKREGRPSDDAILIGRLIDRPIRPLWPKGYRNEVQGVATVLSMDPAFRPDMIAMIALSAAFMLTGAPFDGPVAGLRLGMVDGKITPFASAEQLNAGALDLVVAGTSEGIMMVEAGASEVTEEQIVEALAMAQEAMQPAIALQNELVSRVGVTKQEYELVLPDENIQKTVAEYVAEKLGEDLRAPYPERNELVATLRGQTMDHFKEEVGEDFASLKNEYDEAFTMALHKDVRAGIISDQTRPDGRKLTEIRPLSSEVGLLPRAHGSSLFTRGLTQALNVVTLAPLSYAQMVDTMERNDERRYMHHYNAPGWTVGEVRRLGSPGRREIGHGYLAERALTAVLPPEAEFPYAIRAVTEIMSQNGSTSMAATCSSTLALLDAGVPLKAPVSGIAMGLMMDGDTPYVLSDIADAEDFAGDMDFKVTGTSKGITALQMDMKVHGLPVEILAKALEQGKHGRAHILEHMVSVMPKHRDSLSPFAPRVESIQINPDKIREVIGKGGEVIQKITAETGAEIDIKDDGTVMIASPDGASIDAAKDWIMSIVAEPEVGAIYRNKPVMSVLDFGAFVQIMPGKDGLVHISEISEDRVEQIGDVIKEGDKVTVKLVAIDDRGRLQLSMRAAARELNDAQE; this is encoded by the coding sequence ATGAGTGCAACTACACCAACAACCACCCAGAAAAATCCAATGGGCAAGGACATCATTAAAGTAGAGACAGAGTTTTGCGGCCGCACGCTGAGCCTGGAGGTCGGCCGCGTCGGCTTCCGCACCTCTGCCTCGGTCATTGCACGCTACGGTGATACAGTCGTACTGGGAACGGCTATGGTCAGCCCGCGGACTGTACAGGGAATGGATTATTTCCCGCTCAGTATTGATTATGAAGAAAAATTTTATGCTGCCGGCAAGATTAGTGGCAGCCGCTATATCAAGCGTGAAGGCCGTCCGAGCGATGATGCTATCCTGATCGGCCGGCTGATTGATCGTCCAATCCGCCCACTGTGGCCAAAAGGCTATCGCAACGAAGTACAAGGCGTGGCCACAGTTCTGTCCATGGATCCAGCCTTTCGGCCCGATATGATCGCTATGATTGCGCTCAGCGCAGCGTTTATGCTCACTGGTGCGCCGTTTGATGGTCCGGTGGCCGGACTTCGCCTCGGTATGGTCGACGGCAAAATCACACCGTTCGCATCCGCCGAGCAGCTGAATGCTGGCGCGCTCGACCTTGTCGTTGCTGGAACGAGCGAGGGTATTATGATGGTCGAAGCTGGAGCCTCAGAAGTTACCGAAGAGCAGATCGTCGAAGCCTTGGCCATGGCCCAAGAAGCCATGCAGCCAGCCATTGCACTGCAAAATGAGCTCGTCAGCCGAGTCGGCGTTACCAAGCAGGAATATGAGCTCGTACTACCTGACGAAAACATCCAAAAAACCGTTGCCGAATATGTAGCCGAAAAGCTTGGCGAAGACCTGCGCGCACCGTACCCAGAGCGCAATGAACTTGTCGCAACGCTGCGCGGTCAAACAATGGACCATTTCAAAGAAGAAGTCGGCGAAGATTTCGCCAGCCTCAAAAACGAATACGATGAAGCTTTCACGATGGCGCTGCACAAAGACGTCCGAGCCGGTATTATTAGCGATCAAACCCGACCAGACGGCCGCAAATTGACAGAAATTCGTCCGTTATCATCCGAAGTCGGACTGTTGCCGCGCGCTCACGGATCCAGCTTGTTTACCCGTGGATTGACACAGGCGCTAAATGTCGTAACATTAGCACCACTCAGCTACGCTCAGATGGTTGACACCATGGAGCGCAATGACGAACGGCGATACATGCATCATTACAATGCGCCGGGATGGACGGTCGGTGAAGTCCGCCGTCTTGGCAGTCCTGGCCGCCGCGAAATTGGCCACGGCTACCTAGCTGAGCGTGCTCTGACGGCGGTACTGCCGCCAGAAGCAGAATTTCCGTACGCCATTCGTGCAGTTACCGAAATCATGTCGCAGAATGGTTCAACGAGCATGGCCGCAACCTGTTCTTCGACGCTCGCGTTATTGGACGCTGGCGTGCCACTAAAAGCACCTGTTTCCGGCATCGCTATGGGGCTGATGATGGACGGTGACACGCCGTACGTGCTCAGCGACATCGCTGACGCTGAGGATTTTGCTGGAGACATGGACTTCAAGGTGACAGGTACCAGCAAGGGAATTACCGCGCTTCAGATGGATATGAAAGTCCACGGTTTGCCCGTCGAAATCCTCGCCAAGGCACTCGAGCAGGGCAAGCATGGTCGCGCGCATATCTTGGAGCACATGGTATCGGTTATGCCGAAGCACCGCGATAGCCTTAGCCCATTCGCGCCGCGCGTCGAATCGATCCAGATAAATCCCGACAAGATCCGCGAAGTCATCGGCAAGGGCGGTGAAGTCATCCAGAAGATTACTGCTGAAACTGGTGCCGAGATCGACATTAAAGACGACGGAACAGTCATGATTGCCAGCCCGGACGGGGCAAGCATTGATGCTGCCAAAGATTGGATTATGAGCATTGTCGCCGAGCCGGAAGTCGGCGCTATCTACCGTAATAAACCGGTGATGAGCGTGCTTGATTTCGGAGCGTTTGTTCAGATCATGCCCGGCAAAGACGGACTAGTGCACATCAGCGAAATATCCGAAGACCGAGTCGAGCAAATTGGCGACGTCATCAAAGAAGGCGACAAAGTCACCGTCAAACTTGTCGCTATCGACGACCGCGGCCGCCTACAGCTCAGCATGCGCGCAGCTGCCCGCGAACTAAATGACGCGCAGGAATAA